The following proteins come from a genomic window of Edaphobacter sp. 4G125:
- a CDS encoding response regulator → MYPELSFAPSRSPRKILIVDDDPDIRSLTRTFLEHEGYTVYACGNPDRAAQIFRRSTDIDLVITDFSMPHRSGLDLARELKALRPSLQILIISGVLVSSVQMDQMQVHGWRFLPKPFSLPQLLSEVHNILEPDADLNRSVTLMA, encoded by the coding sequence ATGTACCCTGAGCTTTCATTTGCCCCGAGCAGGTCCCCCAGAAAAATCCTCATCGTAGATGACGACCCGGATATCCGCTCCCTGACGCGTACCTTTCTCGAACACGAGGGCTATACCGTCTACGCGTGTGGAAATCCTGACCGCGCGGCACAGATCTTCCGTCGATCCACGGACATCGATCTGGTCATCACCGATTTCTCGATGCCTCATCGTTCTGGATTGGACCTAGCCCGCGAACTGAAGGCCCTGCGGCCATCCCTTCAGATCCTTATCATCTCGGGAGTGCTCGTCTCTTCCGTGCAGATGGATCAGATGCAGGTTCATGGATGGAGGTTTCTACCCAAACCGTTCTCACTCCCCCAGCTTCTTTCAGAGGTTCATAACATTCTTGAACCTGACGCCGACCTTAACCGCTCTGTTACTTTAATGGCGTGA
- the uvrB gene encoding excinuclease ABC subunit UvrB, translating to MDFQLTTNYKPQGDQPRAIGELVSGLHAGEKDQVLLGVTGSGKTFTMAKVISEVNRPALILAHNKTLAAQLYHEFKQFFPHNAVEYFVSYYDYYQPEAYIPSGDLYIEKEATINEELDKLRLSATRSLFERRDCIIVSSVSCIYGLGSPEAYYGMLLMLEKGQRVRREDITRRLVEILYDRNDVDFRRGTFRVRGDVIEVYPTYDENAYRIELFGDEIDSLSQIDPLFGTVKQKYARLPIYPKSHYVVQPERKATAIDSILAELFDWEAQLEKEGRLVESQRIHQRTRFDLEMIKSVGYCHGIENYSRHMSGRLPGEPPPTLLDYFPRDYLIFIDESHVTVPQLHGMWHGDRSRKQNLIDYGFRLPSALDNRPLRFEEFEARTGQIIYVSATPGPYELTKSAGVVIEQIIRPTGLTDPEVEIRPVKGQIDDLLAEIRERAAKNQRVLVTTLTKRMAEDLAGYYTEVGVRCRYMHSEIETLERIKLLRDLRKGEYDVLIGINLLREGLDLPEVSLVAILDADKEGFLRSQGSLIQTIGRAARHLEGRAILYADSMTESMQRAIDETNRRREIQEAYNEENGITPQSIIRPTDMALAGILKADYADLTEETDEMPEFANQEELDTYIARLETEMREAAKKFEFEKAAKLRDTVKELRTKEFLFS from the coding sequence ATGGATTTTCAATTAACGACCAATTACAAGCCGCAGGGCGACCAGCCCCGCGCCATCGGTGAACTCGTCTCTGGACTTCATGCCGGCGAAAAAGACCAGGTCCTGCTCGGCGTCACCGGCTCAGGCAAGACCTTCACCATGGCCAAGGTCATCTCCGAGGTCAACCGGCCCGCACTCATCCTGGCACACAACAAGACGCTCGCTGCGCAGCTCTATCACGAGTTCAAGCAGTTCTTTCCACACAACGCGGTCGAGTACTTCGTCTCTTATTACGACTACTACCAGCCCGAGGCCTACATTCCTTCCGGTGATCTCTATATCGAGAAAGAGGCCACCATCAACGAGGAGCTCGACAAGCTCCGCCTCTCCGCCACGCGCTCCCTCTTCGAGCGCCGCGACTGCATCATCGTCTCCTCCGTTTCCTGCATCTATGGCCTCGGCTCGCCGGAAGCCTACTACGGCATGCTCCTTATGCTCGAAAAAGGCCAGCGCGTCCGCCGCGAAGACATCACCCGGCGTCTGGTGGAGATCCTCTACGACCGCAATGATGTCGACTTCCGTCGTGGAACCTTCCGCGTTCGGGGTGACGTCATCGAGGTCTATCCAACTTACGACGAGAACGCTTATCGCATCGAGCTCTTTGGCGACGAGATCGACTCGCTCTCGCAGATCGACCCGCTCTTCGGCACCGTCAAGCAGAAGTATGCGAGGCTTCCCATCTACCCCAAATCGCACTACGTCGTGCAGCCCGAGCGTAAGGCCACAGCCATCGATTCGATTCTCGCCGAGCTCTTCGATTGGGAGGCCCAGCTTGAAAAAGAAGGCCGCCTCGTCGAGTCGCAGCGCATCCACCAGCGCACCCGCTTTGATCTCGAAATGATCAAGTCCGTCGGCTACTGCCACGGCATCGAGAATTACTCGCGTCATATGTCCGGCCGCCTGCCCGGCGAGCCACCGCCGACTCTGCTGGACTACTTCCCGCGCGACTATCTCATCTTTATCGACGAGTCGCATGTCACGGTCCCGCAGCTTCATGGCATGTGGCACGGTGATCGCTCTCGCAAGCAGAACCTCATCGACTACGGCTTCCGCCTACCTTCCGCACTCGACAATCGCCCTTTGCGCTTCGAGGAGTTCGAAGCCCGTACAGGACAGATCATTTACGTCTCGGCGACACCCGGCCCCTACGAACTCACCAAATCCGCAGGCGTGGTCATCGAACAGATCATTCGGCCCACCGGACTCACCGATCCCGAGGTCGAGATCCGTCCCGTCAAAGGACAGATCGACGATCTTCTTGCTGAGATTCGCGAACGGGCGGCCAAAAACCAACGCGTGCTTGTGACCACCCTCACCAAACGTATGGCTGAGGATCTTGCCGGATACTACACCGAGGTTGGCGTGCGCTGCCGTTATATGCACTCTGAGATCGAAACTCTCGAGCGCATCAAGCTTCTTCGTGATCTGCGCAAAGGCGAGTACGACGTTCTGATTGGCATCAATCTTCTACGTGAAGGACTCGACCTTCCCGAGGTGTCGCTTGTCGCCATTCTCGATGCCGACAAGGAGGGTTTCTTGCGCTCTCAAGGCTCACTCATCCAGACCATCGGCCGCGCTGCACGGCACCTCGAAGGCCGTGCCATTCTTTATGCCGATTCGATGACAGAATCCATGCAGCGCGCCATCGACGAAACCAATCGTCGACGCGAAATCCAGGAGGCTTATAACGAAGAGAACGGCATTACTCCGCAGTCCATCATCCGGCCCACCGATATGGCGCTTGCTGGAATCCTGAAGGCCGATTACGCCGATCTCACCGAAGAGACCGACGAGATGCCCGAGTTCGCCAACCAGGAAGAACTGGACACCTACATTGCCAGGCTTGAGACCGAGATGCGTGAGGCCGCTAAGAAGTTCGAATTTGAGAAGGCCGCCAAATTGCGCGACACCGTTAAGGAGCTTCGCACAAAAGAGTTCTTGTTCAGTTAA